The Fulvia fulva chromosome 11, complete sequence genome segment GAGGCCAAAAGCCTTCACGGTGTACGTCCAGTGGCTATGCACGACTCGAATCGTAGCATCTGAGCAGCTAACCAGCTTCGACACAATGTTCGAGCTCTATGCCATGGGAGCACGGCTACAAGATCCTGACTTCCAGGATGCCATCATGGATGCGATCATTTCCGACATTTGCAGCATCGACGACCCAATTCCAGACGAGAAGTGCGTCGAAATCGTGTACAAGAACACCGAAGCCGGTGACCCAGCTCGGTGCTTGCTGGTTGACTTGTGGGCAAGATATAGCGAAGAGACGTGGTTCGACAATTGGGAGGTGGGAATGTTCACGGAAGGTATGGGCGAGTTCTTCTTCGACCTTGCGCGTGCACAGATCAACCAGGATCGAGGTTTCGTCTTTCAGCGAGGGGAGACCTGCACGTATCATCACCATGGAGAGAAGCCATGTTATCAGGAGAAGCGGCCGGAGACGACTCGCAAGAGGGATCGTCATTGAGAGAAGCCAGGGCCACTTCATGTGGCGGTCACAACATGGCTGAAGACAACATCATCCGAAGAGAGTCAGAACCAGTCAGTCACTTACCAGGTTCTCATGTGAGTAACCTCACCTTCACCTCACCTCACTTTCACTTTGCTCATGCTGGTGCCTGTGTCACAGCGCACTTTCAACACATCTCCACTAGACATTGCATAGCTATCGCGCCACTTCCAGACTCGCCCCCACCACACACACTCGGTCACAACATCGTCAGAGTGCGACACCACACCATAGACAAGACATTCACCGCTATGGCAGACCTTGTCGACCCGTGCATCAAGGAGTCCGCCCTCGTGGTCGTACACGTCGGCGAGAGAAAGAAGGACTTCGAAACCATACAGCGAGGACACCTGCTCAGTCGTACCAACATCTTCAGCAAGCAGCCAGTGGCGAGTCCGGATGACGACACAGCCGCAATAATCAGAATTCTGGATACGACAGCTGATGACCTTTGGTATCTAGTCATTTATGCTGGCTATCTCCGCAGAGGCTCAAGCACGATCCAGTTTCCTGTCAACAGCGAAGGCCATGCAAAGGACGAAGCGTGCTATCACGTTCTCGTCGAACTCTGTATTTTCGGTGGCAAAATCCAGGACGAGAGCTTCCAGGACGATGTTATAGATGCAATACTGGCGAAATACAGTGAAGGTGTGGCAGCGGTAGAGCCTCTGGAGCCAGACACCATCGAGGAAGTCTACAATCAGACAATGCAGGGCTCGCCGCTCAGACGCCTAGCCGTCGATATGCATCTGTGGGTACAATTTGAACGGCGATACATCGAGAATGACTTCGAAATGTGCCCCAAGCGCTTCCAGCAAGATTTCATCATGGCAGTGCTAGATCGACTCCCGAACCGCGAGTTATGGCTCGTACAAGCACTGATAGGAGGTCTCAGAGGCAATGATGCATCTCATCACCTCACCAAGATGCTGAACAACATCCCTCCGCTGCCACGTGGTACCGTCATACCCGTCACTGTTAGCTGCTGCGACTACCATTTGCATGCTCAGGGTGCCATTTGTGGCAACAAGAAACGGAAGAGGGAGGCTGAAGAAGCTACTGGCTGAGCATACATGTCTTACGGTTCATTGCCGTCAGTGGCGCTTCGTCTCTCCAAGACCGACGGCCAGCGCTCCAATCTGCTGAAGCGTCGTCGCGTTGCGCGGTGTATAGCAGTATGCTCGGAGTCAGGGCGCGTCGCTCCCAGCACGTGGGGAAGAGGTGACTATGGCACTACAACCCAGACATCATGCGAGGTTTGAGGGAAAGGTGGAATAGGATATTCGTTTAACGCGCGTAGAAGATGGGATGAGAGGACTTGCTTTGGGTGGGATGGTGGAAGAAGAAATCGTGTCATTCGCCGAGGAATCGAACACGTCCTGTCACGCACGATAGGATATGGTTCAGGATATGCTGCGTTGCAACCCAGCGCTTCCTCGTTTGCCTCATCAAGGAGCCTCGAAGCCTTTGGCCCGTTGCGCAGCATTTCTTTCGTAGAGGTTGTTTCGAGCCACGAGCGTCCAGATTCAGCAGTACAAGCGAGTTGGGACAATGCTCCACCGCCGATTGAAGTATCGTCCATGCGCATTATGCTTTCGTGGACGAGTTAAGGTGTGATGGTCGGAGATTGTACGCCTGGTCCATGATGCCCGCGAGCTCGAGGTAATCTGAAAAGGCAATCGCATTGAAGCGGCCGTGCTTGCGGCGCTGAAGAGTCATCGCTCCTTTCACAGCGGTGACAATATGGTGGACTCAATGATGAACAGCAGCCAACAGTGATTGACAGTGATTGAAATCAGCAGGTGCTATCATTGCGAATAGGAGGTGATGTCCCATGTTTCAAACTGGCAAACTGGCAGGGGTACGTCACACTATGGTCACGTGGCTTACTATCCCTGCATTTCAGTCTGTCTTGCTCCTGCTCCTTGCACCTCCCAACTCGACGTCCAAGTTCCAACACACTTTCCACCGCGACACCGCGACTCAGCACATTCCCTGCAAACCTTCGCCCGGCAAGCGCAGGAAAGAACAGGCAAGCTTCTTATTACTCGCTTGTATCATCAGCGACCTCTCCACGCACCTTGCGCATACCACACCCGCACCAGCACCAACACCACTCCTCCCTCGACCTTCTTCACGAACTCCTCCTGCACCAGCTCATCACTCACTGCAAGACCTCCTTGTCTTTCTGCATTCTCCGAGCGCTGTGCGCATCCCACTCTACCACCGCAGCCCCTCCTCTGCTTCCTCTCCAGCGCTCACCACCACTACACCACGCAACACACCTCCGGCCATATTCGCTGCACCGTCCCTGACCGCTCCATCGCACCCAAGCACAACCACGACTTCAGCCACAGCACAAATCCGCTCCTGTCCTCTACCACACCCACCCAATCCTCCGCGTTCGTCTTTGTACGTAGGAGCAGACAGACAAGCAATCAAACAGACTTCTCGCATCGAGACAGTCAAGTACCTGGCACAGCACCCTCTCACGTTATCACCCCACGTTGTCACACCAAAGCTACACCATTCACAATGGCCGAAACACCCACCGAGACTCCAACAGCGACACAGAAGCGCCCACTCGAGGAGCCATCTTCACCCTCGGGACCGAACGACCAGCCGGATGCCAAGCGCCCTGCTCTCGACAAGATCCTCAAGGAGGACATCGCAGATGCGACCGAGGCTCCCAGCGAGCCAGTACATGAAGAAACTGCGGAGGTTGACAACACCGAAGCTGCAGGAACCAAGGCAGACGGAGACGATGCGACCGTGCCCACGACAGAGGCTGATGTCACGGACAAGCAAGGTGACACCGTCGTACCAGATGCACCCACAAACGCCTCGCAGCTTGACAACAGTCTGCCATCGCAGCATGCTGTAGCAGCACTTCCAACGAATGGCACCACAGAAGATCGCCAGTCGTCGCAAGCTCCCATGCCTTACCACCACCAGGATGAGTCCTCGTGGCTCCACGTACGCGCCATCATCTCTAGCGCGGAAGCCGCGACCGTCATTGGTAAGGGCGGCGAGAATGTCACTCAGATCCGTCGCATGGCTGGCGCAAAGTGCACCGTGAGCGAGTACACTCGCGGTGCAGTGGAACGCGTCCTCACTGTCAGCGGTCTGGTGGACGCTGTTGCCAAGGCATTCGGTCTGATCATTCGCACTCTCAACCAAGAACCCCTCGACCAGCCCTCCACTCCCCAGTCCAAGACCTACCCACTCCGCCTCCTCATCCCACACATCCTCATCGGCTCCATCATTGGCAAGCAGGGCGTGCGCATTCGCGAGATCCAAGAGGCATCTGGTGCACGCCTCAATGCATCCGAATCATGCCTTCCACTCTCTACCGAGCGCTCGCTTGTCGTCCTTGGTGTTGCAGACGCCGTACACATAGCTACTTACTACGTTGGTAGCACTCTAGTCGAACAGTTGACTGATCGCTTTGGCGGCCCAGCAGCGTCAAACTATGCTGGGAGACATGGCGGGCCACAAGGTGTGGTTCCAGGCGGCATGCAGGTCGTTCCATACGTACCACAGCATGCTGGTGGACAGATGGGCCATCCTGACTACAACCGCAACAAGCAACACCCGCAACCCCAGCGTACACCAGCGCCAGCATACGGACAACCCTACATGCAAGGACAGACTCCTCTGCCACCTCAGCAAGCACCCATGGGCTACGGTGCTGGTTCACCACGCGCGCCATACGTCGGAGCTGGCCCACAGCAGCCGCAACCATACGGGCATGCTGCACCACAGGCTCACGCTGGACCTCCGCAACAGCCGATGCAGGGTATGGTGCCCGGTCAACCGATCACTCAGCAAATCTTCATCCCCAATGACATGGTCGGCGCAATCATCGGCAAAGGCGGTGCCAAGATCAACGAGATCCGCCAACTCAGTGGAAGCGTCATCAAGATCAACGAGCCCCAGGACAACAACAACGAGCGACTGGTCACCATCACCGGAACCCAGGAATGCAACCAAATGGCGCTCTACATGCTCTACTCGAGGCTGGGTGAGTCGAGCAAGAACTCCAACTCTATCATGCCCCGATAGTTGCGGAAAGCTTGTTTCACGGAGCCCCATGTACGAGTACTGCATCAGGGATTGTCACACATACCCATGGATCTTCTGGCGTTGGGGATTGGGGTTGCTAACACGGGTTGTTTTAGCGGTGCTTCGTAACACGGATTGCAGCAGTGGTAAGGACAAGGAGTAAGCAAGAGAAAGGCGCATAGAAAGGAGAATGTCGTGGCCTAGGCGCACACGACTTTACTGTATTAGAAACCAGTAACGAGACAATGAATCTCAATGCATTTGGTTGGTGTTTATGCAGTACGCATGTGGCTCGCTTCGTTCAGATTGGGATCGTGCATGAGATCGGG includes the following:
- a CDS encoding RNA-binding protein rnc1 yields the protein MAETPTETPTATQKRPLEEPSSPSGPNDQPDAKRPALDKILKEDIADATEAPSEPVHEETAEVDNTEAAGTKADGDDATVPTTEADVTDKQGDTVVPDAPTNASQLDNSLPSQHAVAALPTNGTTEDRQSSQAPMPYHHQDESSWLHVRAIISSAEAATVIGKGGENVTQIRRMAGAKCTVSEYTRGAVERVLTVSGLVDAVAKAFGLIIRTLNQEPLDQPSTPQSKTYPLRLLIPHILIGSIIGKQGVRIREIQEASGARLNASESCLPLSTERSLVVLGVADAVHIATYYVGSTLVEQLTDRFGGPAASNYAGRHGGPQGVVPGGMQVVPYVPQHAGGQMGHPDYNRNKQHPQPQRTPAPAYGQPYMQGQTPLPPQQAPMGYGAGSPRAPYVGAGPQQPQPYGHAAPQAHAGPPQQPMQGMVPGQPITQQIFIPNDMVGAIIGKGGAKINEIRQLSGSVIKINEPQDNNNERLVTITGTQECNQMALYMLYSRLGESSKNSNSIMPR